In a single window of the Lineus longissimus chromosome 4, tnLinLong1.2, whole genome shotgun sequence genome:
- the LOC135486297 gene encoding neurocalcin homolog isoform X2, with protein sequence MIWRKCTPSEDDTSACCKDEEGKVRYGSTKEDKCQLTTSNEKEMDDCADGKLNEAVTSDNTHDVLDELVRLTKYTLEELREWHKMFMEQNPDGKMRKEGIEDLFLQMFPKGNAAKFARNVFRTYDVDGDGQICFKEFILGISVTDRGTVEEKLEWAFAIYDKDGSGYIDKEETLDILLSVQEMQGKTNKKAAEKVVKRVFNKFDVDKDGKLSKKEFLDGCAKDQSLVSHLKWAGTEN encoded by the exons AGGAAGGCAAGGTGCGCTATGGCAGCACTAAAGAAGATAAATGTCAACTCACCACTTCCAATGAGAAGGAAATGGACGACTGCGCAGATGGCAAACTAAACGAAGCCGTAACATCAGATAACACACACGATGTCCTGGACGAGCTCGTGAGGTTAACAAAATACACGTTAGAAGAGCTCCGAGAGTGGCACAAGATGTTCATGGAGCAAAACCCTGATGGTAAGATGAGGAAGGAGGGTATAGAAGACCTGTTCCTGCAGATGTTCCCGAAAGGCAACGCGGCAAAGTTCGCGCGGAACGTTTTCAGGACGTACGACGTCGACGGGGACGGCCAAATCTGTTTCAAGGAGTTCATTCTCGGGATCTCGGTGACTGATCGCGGGACGGTGGAGGAGAAGTTGGAATGGGCGTTTGCTATTTACGACAAGGACGGCAGTGGATACATCGACAAGGAGGAAACTCTTGATATTCTTTTG AGCGTCCAAGAAATGCAAGGCAAAACCAACAAGAAGGCGGCTGAGAAAGTGGTGAAAAGagttttcaacaaatttgacgTTGATAAAGATGGGAAACTGTCGAAAAAGGAGTTTCTTGACGGTTGTGCCAAGGACCAGTCATTGGTGTCACATCTGAAATGGGCCGGAACTGAGAATTAA